The following coding sequences are from one Bdellovibrionota bacterium window:
- a CDS encoding cytochrome b N-terminal domain-containing protein — translation MEEKLHRLKESIAKSQIWRSIFRHGYPDSSRNRAMAVLSNVFLHLHPVKSRESGIRVGYTWCMGGITFFLFLVETVTGILLMFYYRPTAEYAYSDIVALREHVPLGIMREVHRWGAHAMVITVWLHMFRVFMTGSYKPPREFNWVIGVVLLVLTLLLSFTGYLLPWDQLAMWAITVGSNMARATPFLGHEGPGASLLKIGDMNLVHAGDDARFGLLAGRMVGEGTLLRFYVLHCIFIPFVATILMAVHFWRVRKDGGISGPM, via the coding sequence ATGGAAGAAAAACTTCATCGACTCAAAGAGAGCATCGCCAAATCCCAGATCTGGCGTTCGATCTTTCGCCACGGTTACCCCGACAGTTCTCGAAACCGCGCGATGGCCGTCCTGTCGAACGTCTTTCTGCATTTGCATCCGGTCAAATCGCGCGAGTCGGGCATTCGGGTTGGATACACCTGGTGCATGGGCGGCATCACGTTTTTTCTCTTTCTCGTTGAAACCGTCACCGGAATTCTTCTCATGTTTTATTACCGTCCGACGGCGGAGTACGCATATTCCGACATCGTGGCTCTTCGCGAGCATGTCCCGCTCGGAATCATGCGGGAAGTGCATCGCTGGGGCGCGCACGCGATGGTCATCACGGTTTGGCTGCACATGTTCCGCGTCTTTATGACCGGTTCGTACAAACCCCCGCGGGAGTTCAATTGGGTCATCGGCGTCGTCCTCCTGGTTCTTACGCTGCTCCTGAGTTTCACCGGCTATCTCTTGCCTTGGGATCAGCTGGCGATGTGGGCGATTACCGTGGGTTCGAACATGGCCCGCGCCACTCCGTTCCTAGGGCACGAGGGACCCGGAGCGTCGTTGCTCAAAATTGGAGATATGAACCTCGTCCACGCGGGAGACGACGCACGGTTCGGCCTGCTGGCCGGCCGCATGGTCGGCGAAGGCACGCTGCTCCGGTTTTACGTTTTGCACTGCATCTTTATA